The Methylobacterium durans nucleotide sequence CCGATCAGGCCCGCGTGATCGAGCTCCTTGAGATGGAACGACAGGTTCGACGTCGACAGGCCGAGCTCGGCGGCCAGCAGTCCGGCGGCCAGCCCGTCGGGCCCGGCCGTGACGAGGGCGCGCACGACTTTCAGGCGGTGCTCCTGGCCGAGGGCCGCGAAGGCCGAGAGGGCTTGCCGTTCATCCATCGTTGGCTCAATAACTCAAGAATCATTGAAACGTAGAGAAAGGCGTTGGCGTGGACAAGCCCCTCGAGCCCTTCAGCGATGGCCTTCCCCATCTCGTAGACGCCCATTTCGCGGTGCCGACCGCATCGGATCTCGGCGACGTGTCACGCTTCGCGCATCCGCCGCGCTTCCTCATCCTGTACGGTTCTCTGCGGGACCGTTCCTTCAGCCGCTTCCTCGCCCAGGAGGCGGCACGTCTTCTGGAGCGGATGGGCGGCGAGGTTCGGATCTTCCACGCACATGGGCTGCCGCTTCCGGACGACACCACGGCCGACCATCCGAAGGTTCAGGAACTGCGCGCCCTGTCCCTGTGGTCGGAGGGGCAGGTCTGGGTTTCACCGGAGCGGCACGGCAATCTGACCGGCGTGATGAAGAGCCAGATCGACTGGCTGCCGCTGAGCGAGGGCTCGGTCCGCCCGACGCAGGGGCGTACCCTGGCCGTCATGCAGGTCTCGGGCGGGTCGCAGAGCTTCAACGCCGTGAACAGCCTGCGCGTGCTCGGCCGCTGGATGCGGATGATCACCATCCCGAACCAGTCGTCCGTTCCGATGGCCTATCGCGAGTTCGACGAGGCGGGGCGCATGCGCGAAGGACCGCTCTACGACCGGGTCGTGGACGTGTGCGAGGAGCTGGTGAAGTTCACGCTCCTGACCCGCGAGCGGGCCGAGTATCTCGTCGACCGCTACAGCGAGCGGAAGGAGCGTGCGCCTGCGCGTCTCGGGGCCGTCGCCGACGATATCGGCTTCGTGAAGCGCTGACGGCCGTGCTGCTCAGCCGATCACCCAGGCTCCGAACAGAACTGCGGCGAGAAAGAGCCCGGAACTCACGGCGACGGCGACGACTTCGCGGTGTTCGAGCAGGAGGTGGTCGAGAGCAGTGGACATGATCGGATGGCGACAGCGAACCGAGTGGATGTGAGATCGCAGATAGCACCCGAAATCTGACCACCGTGTGAGGATAAGTGCTGACCGCGCGCTTAAAGTCCGAGCGTCACACGTCTGCAACATTCGGGGCCGGCGCCCGTGCGGGCTCGTCCTGCTGCGCCCCAGAGCTGGCATGCCTCGGGAGGTCGAGCGTCTCCGGCCAGCGGGTTCCGCCGCGTCGCTCTCGGCGATGTCCGGAGGCCGAATTGCCTTCGACGCCC carries:
- a CDS encoding ArsR/SmtB family transcription factor yields the protein MDERQALSAFAALGQEHRLKVVRALVTAGPDGLAAGLLAAELGLSTSNLSFHLKELDHAGLIGSRREGRSMIYSASYPTLSGLIAFLMRDCCRGRPEVCAPAVEALSACCPANGDSPGD
- the arsH gene encoding arsenical resistance protein ArsH, whose product is MDKPLEPFSDGLPHLVDAHFAVPTASDLGDVSRFAHPPRFLILYGSLRDRSFSRFLAQEAARLLERMGGEVRIFHAHGLPLPDDTTADHPKVQELRALSLWSEGQVWVSPERHGNLTGVMKSQIDWLPLSEGSVRPTQGRTLAVMQVSGGSQSFNAVNSLRVLGRWMRMITIPNQSSVPMAYREFDEAGRMREGPLYDRVVDVCEELVKFTLLTRERAEYLVDRYSERKERAPARLGAVADDIGFVKR